From the Astatotilapia calliptera chromosome 6, fAstCal1.2, whole genome shotgun sequence genome, one window contains:
- the taf5l gene encoding TAF5-like RNA polymerase II p300/CBP-associated factor-associated factor 65 kDa subunit 5L, producing MKRIRTEQIQYAVAQYLKRRQYVDTDGSLKGAKLYQSPEEMAASLTVQTESGCSNVVSAAPCQYDPQQYEIQYSKLRAFLSEADISWAKEVSSVLYPLFVYLHLDMVRFGLKGAVDGFYSRFHGAFLQDSEQRTIIEQLRHVLSAQDIVTNPKLNAFLEHKYVVHLTEPAYGYLLRYLQSEDNSALCRILSTHLQLEVSALRRTDYQLYGAAGGSTAAPNSTSSWAGVDGTESGDGVEVPAGIPQNEAALEALQDCVKKVREGPPSLTTVCFYAFHHTEQMLNTAEVSADSRLLAGGFDTSTVKLWSLRARKLKARPHQADVSHIHLACDVLEEEVDEEDSSGSEIKTLRGHSGPVFRTAFLTDSSGLLSCSEDTTIRYWDLGSFTNTVLYQGHVYPVWDVDVSPCSLYFASCSHDRTARLWTFSRTYPLRLYAGHLSDVDCVKFHPNSNYLATGSTDKTVRLWSTQQGASVRLFTGHRGPVLSLAFSPNGKYLASAGEDQRVKLWDLASGTLFKDLRGHTDSVTSLSFSPDSSLVASSSMDNSVRVWDIRNSHGGTSADSSSSELVGMYTGNTSNVLNVQFMACNLLLVTGTAQEKAEQ from the exons ATGAAGCGGATTCGCACTGAGCAGATCCAGTATGCCGTGGCTCAGTACCTGAAGAGGAGGCAGTATGTGGACACTGACGGCTCCCTGAAAGGAGCCAAGCTCTACCAGTCCCCCGAAGAAATGGCTGCAAGTCTCACGG TGCAGACGGAGTCAGGATGTTCCAATGTCGTTTCTGCTGCACCATGCCAGTATGACCCACAGCAGTATGAGATTCAGTATTCCAAGCTCCGCGCCTTCCTGTCAG AAGCAGACATATCCTGGGCTAAAGAGGTGAGCAGTGTCCTCTATCCACTCTTCGTCTACCTCCACCTGGACATGGTGCGCTTTGGACTGAAAGGGGCTGTGGATGGTTTTTACAGTCGTTTTCATGGCGCCTTTCTTCAGGACAGTGAGCAGCGTACCATCATAGAGCAGCTCCGCCATGTCCTCAGTGCACAAGACATTGTGACCAACCCCAAGCTGAATGCTTTCTTAGAGCACAAATATGTGGTTCACCTGACGGAGCCAGCCTACGGCTACCTGCTGCGTTACCTGCAGAGTGAGGACAACAGCGCCCTCTGTAGGATCCTCAGTACACACCTGCAGCTGGAGGTCAGTGCCTTGAGGCGGACAGATTACCAGCTCTATGGAGCTGCTGGCGGGTCGACAGCTGCTCCAAACTCCACCTCCTCCTGGGCCGGAGTGGATGGAACAGAGAGTGGTGATGGGGTGGAGGTCCCAGCAGGGATCCCACAGAATGAGGCAGCCCTTGAGGCTCTGCAGGACTGCGTCAAGAAAGTCCGCGAGGGACCACCGTCACTCACCACTGTCTGTTTTTACGCCTTCCACCACACGGAGCAGATGCTGAACACTGCTGAGGTCTCGGCTGACAGTCGGTTGCTGGCCGGTGGATTTGACACCTCCACGGTAAAGCTGTGGAGCCTCCGTGCCAGAAAACTCAAGGCCAGACCCCATCAGGCTGATGTGTCACACATCCACCTGGCATGTGACGTACTGGAGGAGGAA GTAGATGAAGAGGACAGCTCAGGCAGTGAGATAAAGACGCTGCGAGGTCACAGTGGCCCAGTATTTCGTACCGCCTTCCTCACAGACAGCTCCGGCTTGCTCTCGTGCTCTGAAGACACAACCATCCGCTACTGGGACCTGGGCAGCTTCACCAACACGGTGCTCTACCAGGGGCACGTCTACCCAGTATGGGATGTGGACGTCAGCCCCTGCAGCCTTTACTTTGCCAGTTGCTCTCACGATCGCACCGCCCGTCTCTGGACGTTCTCCCGGACATACCCACTGAGGCTCTATGCAGGGCATCTTTCTGATGTTGACTGTGTGAAATTCCACCCGAACTCCAACTATTTAGCCACCGGTTCCACAGACAAGACTGTGCGACTCTGGAGCACCCAGCAGGGGGCGTCTGTTCGCCTTTTCACGGGCCACCGTGGCCCTGTGCTGTCACTCGCTTTCTCACCGAATGGCAAGTACTTGGCGTCGGCTGGTGAAGACCAGCGGGTGAAGCTGTGGGATTTGGCATCTGGGACTTTGTTCAAAGACCTAAGGGGACACACAGATAGTGTCACCAGCCTGTCCTTCAGTCCGGACAGCAGCCTAGTGGCATCTTCATCTATGGACAACTCAGTGCGGGTGTGGGACATCCGCAACTCACACGGTGGGACGTCAGCTGACAGCTCGTCCAGCGAATTGGTGGGAATGTACACTGGAAACACCAGCAACGTGCTCAATGTCCAGTTTATGGCCTGCAACTTGCTGCTGGTGACGGGAACCGCACAAGAGAAAGCAGAGCAGTAG